From the genome of Pseudomonadota bacterium, one region includes:
- a CDS encoding recombinase family protein: MKPVYAYIRVSTAKQGEQGVSLQEQQEAIERYAEKHALSIVSCFEERETAAKRGRPVFSRMLSLLRQGRATGVVIHKIDRSARNLRDWADLGQLIDEGVEIHFAHESLDLHSRGGRLAADIQAVIAADYIRNLRQETKKGFYGRLKQGIYPLAAPAGYLDQGKGKAKALDPVTAPLVRRAFDLYARGNWGLVALSEEMRRLGFKTKRGGKMAKNKLSTILNNPFYFGLIRIKRTGEMFRGAHEPLVSKALFDRVHLVLSGKHRLKFVKHDFIFRRLLTCAECTHALIGERQKGHVYYRCHSRECPMTGIREEAVEQSITEVLSPLSLTPEELEEIRGKIHALRENWDGERDREMRAVTLELGNLRGRLDRLTDAYLDRTIDKQAFEERRATLLFEEKAIEERLQDIRNGKQPVPDRLDKFLELVKSLCCNYKTAIPEEKREILRSVTSNRAIGPKNVEIQLRSPFLELANRGIVQCGGPDRAVPRTCAGVSDTVASSPPQQPRTSLDAFFETLVGWLEKNPDAFAPKTNVSTE; this comes from the coding sequence ATGAAGCCCGTCTATGCCTACATACGCGTCTCTACCGCAAAGCAAGGAGAACAAGGCGTCTCCCTTCAGGAACAGCAAGAAGCGATTGAGCGATACGCGGAGAAGCACGCATTGAGCATTGTCTCCTGCTTTGAGGAGCGCGAAACGGCGGCCAAGCGAGGCCGGCCAGTATTTTCGCGCATGCTCTCCCTTCTCCGGCAAGGCAGAGCGACTGGAGTCGTTATCCACAAGATTGACCGGAGCGCCAGGAATCTCCGGGACTGGGCGGATCTCGGGCAGTTGATTGACGAAGGGGTAGAGATCCACTTCGCGCACGAGAGTCTTGATCTGCATTCGCGCGGAGGACGACTTGCCGCCGACATCCAGGCTGTGATCGCTGCGGACTACATCCGGAATCTGCGGCAGGAGACGAAGAAGGGGTTCTATGGGCGACTCAAGCAAGGCATCTACCCTCTTGCTGCGCCGGCGGGGTATCTCGACCAAGGAAAGGGCAAAGCGAAAGCACTTGATCCGGTCACAGCTCCCCTTGTCCGGAGAGCGTTCGACCTCTATGCAAGGGGCAACTGGGGCCTTGTCGCTCTCTCGGAGGAAATGCGGCGTCTCGGATTCAAGACGAAGCGGGGAGGGAAGATGGCGAAGAACAAGCTCTCGACAATCTTGAACAACCCCTTCTACTTCGGTCTCATCCGCATCAAGCGCACCGGCGAGATGTTCCGGGGCGCGCATGAGCCTCTGGTAAGCAAGGCGCTCTTCGATCGCGTCCATCTTGTTCTCTCTGGAAAGCACCGATTGAAGTTTGTAAAGCACGACTTCATCTTCCGCCGGCTCCTCACTTGCGCCGAATGCACACACGCGCTCATCGGAGAGCGGCAGAAAGGACATGTCTACTATCGCTGCCATTCCCGCGAGTGCCCAATGACAGGCATACGAGAAGAGGCGGTAGAGCAAAGCATCACGGAGGTCCTCTCGCCACTTTCCCTTACTCCCGAGGAACTGGAGGAAATAAGGGGTAAGATCCACGCCTTACGAGAGAACTGGGATGGAGAGCGCGACCGAGAGATGCGAGCCGTGACGCTTGAGCTGGGGAACCTTCGTGGGCGGCTCGATCGACTGACCGATGCCTACCTTGACCGAACGATCGACAAGCAAGCCTTTGAGGAGCGGCGCGCAACGCTCCTGTTTGAGGAGAAAGCGATCGAGGAACGACTGCAAGACATCAGGAACGGAAAACAGCCCGTCCCCGATCGTCTCGACAAATTCCTCGAACTCGTAAAATCCTTATGTTGCAATTACAAAACGGCAATTCCAGAAGAAAAGCGTGAAATACTCCGATCCGTCACCTCGAACCGGGCCATAGGGCCAAAAAACGTTGAAATACAATTGCGATCCCCGTTTCTGGAGCTGGCAAATAGGGGTATCGTCCAATGTGGTGGCCCTGATCGGGCCGTACCTCGAACTTGTGCCGGCGTTTCTGACACTGTGGCAAGTTCTCCTCCTCAACAACCCCGCACCTCGCTTGATGCTTTCTTCGAGACGCTGGTAGGGTGGTTGGAAAAGAATCCGGATGCATTTGCTCCCAAGACGAACGTATCAACCGAGTGA
- a CDS encoding N-6 DNA methylase yields the protein MGIEGDISLLKSRRTGSKLTDSGKVVESFIYETASLIVSRMLMVRFSEDHGFLKRYISNGGVEVFARYAAYYSKPMQALLMETYRQSAELYRNLFDQNILDWVLDSSDENFSSALLHAMYLLSRWDFRAIHGDILSGVYDHYLDPGKRRALGEVFTRPEIARYMLERCEYNSTKTVLDPACGTGTFLVEALNQDVDRLRTAGMLTEQTVTLTLRRLHGLDISPFSVSLAQIQLLWHNIDLFTGKSPAEIRTLAAQLMPAIQVQGGHSSLDTFGVPLIRGLDTSASQTALDFPTVASDLRRKRLASVPRRLRQIVLKQYDIVIGNPPYVRPHRLSVDEGTLWAYEEVAHGQVDLYIHFLYRAIRGWVRPAGRVSFIVPMGVLDAAYSGPLRRVLMEFKLVEIADMEALRKKTFRGIKRPTIIFVLENRPGTEDDEVVMSTLSMGCYDAYTDTIDFSKAERSTVKRNQISQSAYIPTGLGAAPWMADAAEEDTAAILTKVSAADASLLGRMAQAPRLGSIVKVVYKRKGHRKVGTAQANAVEQIPAGSNSLEWESYVMLAYGIKLGSARAIVDSGWPVYKGQNVFPEGPRGKPMGYWDQDRSFVDSLRLYAYRHLFDFSKLYAVREISQLPIACPVPPNTAFQNTVLMAQLAEDFPLNLYLMSRIIQWFAIKALRASIIEDLTTHWFKRSVLLLPIPPNRGVDDITALRAAGIGLISKDKDLANAHRHVERLIADNQKKALFDLFAENSPLVAGADLTGAASGAVVTVVHEQGDEVTSDDPSFRIKVPNPALRRYLAYMLERLVDEGKDFTFDVETLGTLLVPANIEAVVTAIDLMRSMDPARVFQDALMELDRVVADLFGLSQEDLNYITSAMINDGFLKQLRPSFEHRGLRIQPYADHSQGDRYA from the coding sequence ATGGGCATCGAAGGAGACATTTCCCTGCTGAAGTCCCGACGCACCGGCAGCAAGCTGACGGATAGCGGCAAGGTGGTTGAGTCATTCATCTATGAAACGGCCTCCCTAATCGTCTCACGCATGCTCATGGTCAGGTTTTCTGAAGACCATGGGTTTCTGAAGCGCTACATCAGTAACGGCGGTGTGGAAGTGTTTGCCCGCTACGCAGCTTACTATTCGAAGCCTATGCAGGCGTTGCTAATGGAAACCTACCGGCAATCGGCTGAATTGTACCGGAACCTCTTCGATCAGAACATCCTGGACTGGGTTCTTGATAGTTCAGACGAAAACTTCAGCTCTGCGCTGCTGCACGCCATGTACTTGCTGTCACGCTGGGACTTCAGGGCCATACATGGTGACATCCTTTCTGGCGTCTATGATCACTACTTAGACCCTGGAAAGCGGCGCGCATTGGGCGAGGTGTTTACGCGTCCAGAGATTGCTCGCTACATGTTGGAACGCTGCGAATACAATTCAACCAAGACCGTGCTGGACCCGGCATGCGGAACAGGGACATTCTTGGTAGAAGCACTCAATCAGGACGTGGACCGGCTACGTACCGCTGGCATGCTCACGGAACAGACGGTAACACTGACGTTGCGACGGCTGCATGGATTGGACATCAGCCCGTTTTCCGTGTCGCTTGCCCAGATACAACTGCTTTGGCACAACATTGACCTGTTCACCGGTAAGTCACCGGCTGAAATCCGCACCCTGGCCGCACAGCTGATGCCAGCTATTCAGGTGCAAGGGGGTCACTCTTCACTGGACACGTTTGGCGTGCCCCTTATCAGGGGGCTTGATACCAGCGCGTCTCAAACGGCGTTGGACTTTCCCACGGTGGCAAGTGACCTGCGCCGTAAGCGCTTGGCCAGCGTGCCCAGACGCCTCAGACAGATAGTGCTCAAGCAGTATGACATCGTAATCGGGAACCCACCCTATGTGCGCCCCCACAGGTTGTCGGTTGATGAAGGGACCCTGTGGGCGTATGAGGAAGTGGCTCATGGGCAGGTAGACCTGTACATCCATTTCCTATACCGTGCGATACGCGGCTGGGTGCGGCCCGCGGGCCGCGTGTCCTTCATCGTGCCCATGGGCGTGCTGGACGCTGCTTATTCGGGGCCGCTACGCCGAGTACTAATGGAATTCAAGTTGGTCGAAATCGCAGACATGGAAGCGCTGCGAAAGAAGACCTTCCGGGGGATCAAACGCCCCACCATCATTTTCGTTCTGGAGAACAGGCCGGGGACAGAAGACGATGAAGTTGTTATGTCCACGCTGTCCATGGGCTGCTACGACGCGTACACCGATACAATCGACTTCAGCAAGGCAGAACGGTCCACGGTTAAACGCAACCAGATTTCCCAATCCGCATACATTCCCACTGGCCTGGGCGCAGCGCCATGGATGGCCGACGCTGCTGAAGAGGATACCGCAGCAATTCTGACCAAGGTGTCAGCCGCAGACGCCAGCTTGCTTGGGCGCATGGCGCAAGCTCCGCGGCTGGGTAGCATTGTAAAGGTTGTCTATAAGCGCAAGGGCCACCGGAAAGTGGGCACTGCACAGGCCAACGCTGTTGAGCAAATACCAGCCGGTTCCAATTCGCTCGAATGGGAATCATATGTGATGCTGGCGTACGGCATCAAGCTGGGCAGCGCGCGCGCCATCGTTGATTCCGGCTGGCCAGTTTACAAAGGCCAGAACGTGTTTCCAGAAGGCCCAAGGGGCAAACCAATGGGCTACTGGGACCAGGACCGCTCCTTTGTAGATTCGCTTCGGTTGTACGCGTATCGGCATCTGTTCGATTTCTCCAAGCTGTACGCGGTTAGGGAAATCTCACAGTTGCCAATCGCTTGCCCTGTACCCCCCAATACCGCGTTTCAGAATACCGTACTGATGGCCCAGCTTGCGGAAGACTTCCCGCTGAATCTTTACCTTATGTCCCGCATCATTCAGTGGTTCGCAATCAAGGCGCTCCGCGCCAGCATAATTGAAGACTTAACCACGCATTGGTTCAAGCGCAGCGTGTTGCTGCTGCCAATACCACCCAACCGCGGGGTTGACGACATCACTGCGTTGCGAGCCGCAGGTATCGGACTCATCAGCAAGGACAAGGATTTGGCCAACGCTCACCGGCATGTGGAACGGCTCATTGCTGACAACCAAAAAAAGGCGCTGTTTGACCTGTTTGCAGAGAACAGCCCGCTGGTAGCCGGTGCGGACCTGACGGGCGCAGCGTCCGGGGCCGTGGTTACTGTGGTTCATGAACAGGGTGATGAGGTGACCAGTGATGACCCCTCCTTCAGAATCAAGGTGCCCAATCCCGCGCTGCGCCGCTATCTTGCGTACATGCTGGAGCGATTGGTGGACGAAGGCAAGGATTTCACCTTCGATGTAGAGACGCTGGGCACCTTGCTTGTGCCTGCCAACATTGAAGCCGTGGTTACAGCCATTGACCTAATGCGCAGCATGGACCCGGCCCGCGTGTTCCAAGACGCGCTAATGGAACTGGACAGGGTGGTGGCTGACTTGTTCGGCTTGTCCCAAGAGGATTTGAACTACATCACGTCAGCAATGATAAACGATGGATTCCTGAAGCAATTACGGCCCAGCTTTGAACACCGGGGCCTGCGCATCCAACCATATGCGGACCATAGTCAAGGGGACCGGTATGCCTAA